Below is a genomic region from Brassica rapa cultivar Chiifu-401-42 chromosome A08, CAAS_Brap_v3.01, whole genome shotgun sequence.
CCCAAGGCTGACGATAATGTAACCCATCAGCCTTATTTACAACAAAAACACATATCAGAATCTCGTttgaaaatcaaattattattcCAAATAAGTGAAATGAGAAGAACCGCTTACCTCGTAGTTTTTGCAGGTGAAGAAACGCTTCCCAGGAAGAGTGTCATAGTCGTCCTTCCCCCGAACCTCGTGAATGATTGTGCCACCACAGGGACACCTCGTCGGAATACCGTTTTCGGAATCAGCCACGAATCCTACCATATCGATGTACTCCTTTTGCCTTTTTGTCTCTCTTATCTCTTCTGCGGGATCCATCTGTACCAGAAACATAAATGATTAGAACAAAATCACCGGTAAATCGCAAACACAAACTCGATTAAGAACCCTAACTAGAAACCCCCAAATCGATCTCAAATCCCATAAACAAACCCTAAATCGAACCC
It encodes:
- the LOC108869263 gene encoding uncharacterized protein LOC108869263 isoform X1 translates to MFLVQMDPAEEIRETKRQKEYIDMVGFVADSENGIPTRCPCGGTIIHEVRGKDDYDTLPGKRFFTCKNYEADGLHYRQPWVIGVEEHIERLSKRLEEVEMVIKWMPELTKQIERLEAKVKDLTVQVDNLNGEVYNLSVQVADLEKLCFD
- the LOC108869263 gene encoding uncharacterized protein LOC108869263 isoform X2, producing the protein MDPAEEIRETKRQKEYIDMVGFVADSENGIPTRCPCGGTIIHEVRGKDDYDTLPGKRFFTCKNYEADGLHYRQPWVIGVEEHIERLSKRLEEVEMVIKWMPELTKQIERLEAKVKDLTVQVDNLNGEVYNLSVQVADLEKLCFD